The Acidobacteriota bacterium genome segment GAACACCGTCTCCTGGTCTACAGGGCCGGCAAGCTCATCCGCACCTACGATGTCGGGCTGGGCTTCAACGGCCTGGCCGACAAGCGCTATGCCGGCGACAATGCCACTCCGGAGGGACGCTACAAGGTCGTCCGGAAGATCCCCTCGAGCCTCTATTACAAGGCCCTGCTCATCGATTATCCGAACGACGAGGATCGCCGCTGGTTCGCCCGGGAGAGGGCCCGGGGGACGATCCCCAAATACGTCGGGATCGGGGGGGACGTCGAGATCCACGGCGGCGGCCAGGACAGCCTGACCCGGGGCTGCGTCTCCCTGGACAACAACAGGATGGACGAGCTCTACGACCTGGCCGCGGTCGGGACGCCGGTCACGATCGTCGGCACGCTGGAGCTCGAGAATTACGTCATCAAAGCCATCGGGAACAACTGATATGTTTATCAAGCGAATCCTCCTCGCGGCGACGGCCCTGGCCGCCCTTGGTTTCCTGGCCGTCCTCGGTGCCTCGTATTTCATCGGCCTCAAGGAGGCCTCGGGCTGGCCGGCTCCGGGCCCGGTCCTGTCGGACAAGGACGCTCCCAAGGTCGAAAAGAACGTCCAGCAGCTCGAAAAGCGGATGTCGGCCCTGCAGCCCAAGGGCCTCTACATCGTCATCGATACGGCCGAGAACCGGCTCCAGCTCAGGGACGGGGACAAGGTGCTGCGGACGGCCGTCGTCTCCTGCGGCAGCGGCGTCGTCCTCGAGGAGCAGGGCGGCCGGAAGCGCAGCTGGGTCTTCGACACGCCCCGGGGCGAGTTCAGCGTCAAATCGAAGATAACCAATCCGTACTGGGTCAAGCCGGACTGGGCCTTCATCGAGGAAGGGGAGAAGATCCCCAAGGCCATGGAGGACCGGATCGAGGCCGGGACGCTCGGGGATTATGCCCTGGGCTTCGGCCAGGGGTTTTTCATCCACGGCACCCTGTATACCCGGCTCCTCGGCCGGAACGTCACCCACGGCTGCGTCCGGGTGGGTGACGAGGACCTGAAGTACCTGTTCAAGACGGTCCCGATCGGGGCGAAGATCTACATCTACTGATGAGGGCGGCGATGAGAAATGCAGCACGTGTCGCGGGTCTCGCGGTCCTGGCCGGGATCGGGATATTCGCCCTCGCCGGGCCGGTCCCGGGCGCCGAGATCGACCGGGCGGCCCTGGGGAAGAAGCAGGAAACCCTGACGGCCGAATACGGCCTGGCCAAGGACGCCAAGTTCTATTTCGTCTTCGACGTCCGGGGGCATAAGCTGGAGCTGAGGGTCCGGGGCATGGTCCTGAGATCCTGGCCGATAGTCGGCATGAGGTTCTGGGGCAGGCCGGAATTCTCGGGCATGGTCGAGCTGACGAGGAAGACCACGCTGAAGGCGCCGGAGCGGATCATAATCAAGCCGGGGCAGGAAGAAGCCCTGGTCAAGGTCCCCGCGCCCGCGCCGAAACCGGGCGCGGCCGCCGCGGCGGCGCCGGTGGCCGCCGACTACGACCTCGAGGCCCTGGAGATCAGGGATATGCCGACGCGCTTCAGCATGGATTTCGACAACGGGCTCCACGTCTCGCTCGCGGCCAGGTCGGGGGAGGCCCCCGGGCTGATCGCCCGGCTGAAGGAAGCCTGGCGCTGGTACATCGCTCTCCCCCTGGGCGATGTCTTCGGCCGGGACCGGCAAAAGGCCCGGCCGGTGCTGGAACTGGTCTTCGAGGACGAGAAGGCGCCCCAGGGGATATACTGGCATTTCTTTGACGGGATCAAAGGGATCATTCTCTGATCTCTTCGGGCTGACTGATTGAAAAACAAAGCCGGGGAAGATTTTTAATTAATACTTGACACTAAAGGACTAAGATTATATATTGTATTAGCGCTAAATTGAATATGTCAGGAGGGCTCCAATGAGCAAGATAATCGGAATCGATCTGGGTACGACGAATTCGGTCGTCGCGATCCAGGAAGGAGAGAAGACGACCGTCATCCCGAACGAGGAAGGCGGGCGGACGACGCCGTCCGTCGTCGCGTTCTCGGCCAAGGGCGAGATCCTGGTCGGGCAGGTCGCCAAGCGCCAGCGGGTGACGAACCCCGAGAACACCATCTACTCGATCAAGCGCTTCATGGGCCGGCGCTTCGGCGAGGTCGGCCAGGAGATCAAGCAGGTCCCGTTCAAGGTCACCGAGGCCCCGAACGGCGACGTCCGGGTCGAGGCCCACGGCAAGCTCTACGCCCCGCCCGAGATCTCGGCCTTCATCCTGCAGAAGCTGAAAAAGGCCGCCGAGGATTACCTCGGGGAGAAGGTGGAGCGGGCCGTCATCACCGTCCCCGCCTATTTCAATGACAGCCAGCGCAAGGCCACCAAGGACGCCGGTCAGATCGCCGGGCTCAAGGTCGAGCGGATCATCAACGAGCCGACGGCCGCGGCCCTGGCCTACGGCATGGACAAGAAGAAGGACCAGACGATCGCCGTCTACGACTTCGGCGGCGGCACGTTCGACATCTCGATCCTGGAAGTCGGGGAAGGCGTCGTCGAGGTCAAGGCGACAAACGGCGACACCCACCTCGGCGGCGACGACCTGGACCAGCGGGTCCAGGACTGGATCGTCCAGGAATTCAAGCGCGACTCCGGCATCGACCTGACGCGCGATAAGATGGCCATCCAGCGCCTCAAGGAGGCCGCCGAGAAAGCCAAGGTCGAGCTCTCGACCACCATGGAGACCGAGATCAACCTGCCCTTCATCACCGCCGACGCCTCCGGGCCGCGGCACCTGCTGATGAAGATGACCCGGGCCAAGCTCGAGCAGCTCTGCGAGGACCTCATCCAGAGGTCCGTCGCCCCCGTTCGGCAGGCCCTGGCCGACGCCAACCTCAAGGCCTCGGACATCCACGAGGTCATCCTCGTCGGCGGCCAGACCCGCATGCCCCGCATCCAGCAGCTCGTCCAGGAGCTGTTCGGCCGCGAGCCGCACAAGGGCGTCAACCCGGACGAGGTCGTGGCCGTCGGCGCGGCCATCCAGGGCGGCGTCCTGTCGGGCGACGTCAAGGACGTGCTCCTGCTCGACGTCACCCCGCTGACCCTTGGCATCGAGACGCTCGGCGGCGTGTTCACCAAGATGATCACCCGCAACACGACCATCCCGACCAAGAAGACCGAGATCTTCTCGACCGCCTCGGACAACCAGCCGAGCGTCGAGATCCACGTCCTGCAGGGCGAGCGCGAGATGGCCTCGCACAACCGGACCCTCGGCCGCTTCCACCTCGACGGCATCCCGCCGGCTCCCCGGGGCATCCCCAAGATCGAGGTGACCTTCGACATCGACGCCAACGGCATCCTGCACGTTTCGGCGAAGGACCTTGGCACGGGCAAGCAGCAGGCCATCACGATCACGGGCCACAGCGGGCTCGACGAGAAGGAGATCAACCGC includes the following:
- a CDS encoding L,D-transpeptidase → MFIKRILLAATALAALGFLAVLGASYFIGLKEASGWPAPGPVLSDKDAPKVEKNVQQLEKRMSALQPKGLYIVIDTAENRLQLRDGDKVLRTAVVSCGSGVVLEEQGGRKRSWVFDTPRGEFSVKSKITNPYWVKPDWAFIEEGEKIPKAMEDRIEAGTLGDYALGFGQGFFIHGTLYTRLLGRNVTHGCVRVGDEDLKYLFKTVPIGAKIYIY
- the dnaK gene encoding molecular chaperone DnaK yields the protein MSKIIGIDLGTTNSVVAIQEGEKTTVIPNEEGGRTTPSVVAFSAKGEILVGQVAKRQRVTNPENTIYSIKRFMGRRFGEVGQEIKQVPFKVTEAPNGDVRVEAHGKLYAPPEISAFILQKLKKAAEDYLGEKVERAVITVPAYFNDSQRKATKDAGQIAGLKVERIINEPTAAALAYGMDKKKDQTIAVYDFGGGTFDISILEVGEGVVEVKATNGDTHLGGDDLDQRVQDWIVQEFKRDSGIDLTRDKMAIQRLKEAAEKAKVELSTTMETEINLPFITADASGPRHLLMKMTRAKLEQLCEDLIQRSVAPVRQALADANLKASDIHEVILVGGQTRMPRIQQLVQELFGREPHKGVNPDEVVAVGAAIQGGVLSGDVKDVLLLDVTPLTLGIETLGGVFTKMITRNTTIPTKKTEIFSTASDNQPSVEIHVLQGEREMASHNRTLGRFHLDGIPPAPRGIPKIEVTFDIDANGILHVSAKDLGTGKQQAITITGHSGLDEKEINRMVKDAESNAAEDRKRRETIDARNHADQLVYSLEKLLRENKDKVPAEEADRVQKEIENTKKAIESDDLDRIRKASEDLANASHKLTEMMYRQAGPQPGAEAGGAGYQAGSQQQSSGGGNGRSEEGEVIDAEVVDDDSKKK